Below is a window of Georgenia soli DNA.
AGCGCGTCGCCGTCAACGCGAGCCGCACCGAGCTGATCCACCTCGCCTTCGCGGCGCTCCACACCGCTGCCGAGATGGTCTCGGCGGAGGCTGCCGCGTCGGTCCTTGCCGGCGAGGAGGGCGTGCCGGGTCCGGCCTTGGAGGCGCTCACGGACAGCTACAGCCGCGCCCTGAAGCGCCTCCGTGGCGAGCCGGATGCCCCGGGCGACACCGGCGAGGCATCATGAGTCTCGAGCGCGTGACGGCGGCCAGTACGAGGACCGCGAGGCAAGTACCCGCTAGCTGCCACGCTCCAGCCGGTGCCACCGAGTGACGCCCGCCAGCACCGGGACGAGGCCCTCCGGGGTAAGTCCCACGACGTGCGGCCAGCGACCAGGTAGGCCACAGACGGCAACCCCCATTCACGCGCTACCCCTGCACGCCTGCAGGAGAGACGAGCAACCCTCATGAAGACGATCCGTGAGCAGATGGACGGCCTCAAGGCCGACATGACTGCCATCATCAACCGCTCCAAGGCCGCTGGCCGGGACCTCACCACTGCTGAGGCCGCTGACATCGAGGCCAAGGCCGACGCCTACGAGCAGCTCAAGGCTCAGGCCGAGCAGGGCCAGAAGGTCGCTGACGTCGTCGAGCGCCTGGCCGTTGCCCAGAGCACGCCGACCGTCGCGACCGGCGAGAGCTGGGGCAAGTCGGTCCACGAGCGCCTGACCGGCGCTGCCGCCGCACGCGGCCTCAAGTCGGTCCTCCAGGGGCAGATCAGCACGCCTCCGGCTGTCGAGGTCTCGGCTCTGCCGACCACCCCGACGCGCCTGCTCGACCTGATCGCCCGCGAGGAGCTGGAGTCGGCCACGTTCGACTTCCTCCGCCAGGTCGCGCGGGACGAGAACGCCGACGTGGTCGCCGACGGCGACACCAAGCCGACCTCGGTCTACACGTTCGAGGAGATCAACGACCGCGCCCGCGTCATCGCGCACCTCTCCGAGCCGTTCCCCGAGCGGTTCCTGGAGGACCACTCG
It encodes the following:
- a CDS encoding phage major capsid protein, translating into MQERRATLMKTIREQMDGLKADMTAIINRSKAAGRDLTTAEAADIEAKADAYEQLKAQAEQGQKVADVVERLAVAQSTPTVATGESWGKSVHERLTGAAAARGLKSVLQGQISTPPAVEVSALPTTPTRLLDLIAREELESATFDFLRQVARDENADVVADGDTKPTSVYTFEEINDRARVIAHLSEPFPERFLEDHSSMVQVLDQQMRTGVLRKLEQQVVDGDGTGEQFTGILNTSGVTDVAFATDQLTTIRRARTVLGGLGEAPTGWVLNPTDAEALDLLREDGATGGFLMNSSVYDGLFGQGVARITSTAVPQGTALLADWSQVRVGVRQSDHTLAATQAGDLFDKNQVKLRAEGRYGLKLFRPQAFAVVHLAAA